From one Streptomyces chromofuscus genomic stretch:
- a CDS encoding pyridoxal phosphate-dependent aminotransferase produces MQVIQSTKLANVCYEIRGPVLEEAMRLEAAGHRILKLNTGNPAAFGFECPPEILEDILRNVSTAHGYGDAKGLLAARRAVVMHNQTLGIETDVEHVFIGNGVSELITMAMQGLLDDGDEVLVPAPDYPLWTAAVSLSGGTAVHYRCDEQSDWMPDLADVERKVTDRTKAIVIINPNNPTGAVYDKAVLKGLTDIARRHNLLVCSDEIYDRILYDGATHVPTASIAPDLLTLTFNGMSKAYRVAGYRVGWMSISGPRAHADSYIEGLTILANMRLCANMPGQHGVVAALSGRQSINDLVLPGGRLREQMDVAYEMLTQIPGVTCVRPKGALYLFPRLDPKVFKIKDDRRLVLDLLRREKIMVVHGTGFNWTEPDHFRVVTLPTVADLRDAIGRIGSFLDGYGQH; encoded by the coding sequence ATGCAGGTGATCCAGTCGACGAAGCTCGCGAACGTCTGTTACGAGATCCGGGGCCCGGTTCTCGAAGAGGCGATGCGCCTGGAAGCGGCAGGTCACCGCATCCTGAAGCTGAACACCGGCAACCCGGCCGCCTTCGGCTTCGAGTGCCCGCCGGAGATCCTGGAGGACATCCTCCGCAACGTGTCGACGGCCCACGGCTACGGCGACGCCAAGGGCCTGCTGGCCGCGCGCCGGGCGGTCGTCATGCACAACCAGACCCTCGGCATCGAGACGGACGTCGAGCACGTCTTCATCGGCAACGGCGTCTCCGAGCTGATCACCATGGCGATGCAGGGCCTGCTGGACGACGGCGACGAGGTTCTCGTCCCGGCGCCGGACTACCCGCTGTGGACGGCCGCCGTGTCCCTGTCCGGCGGTACGGCCGTGCACTACCGCTGCGACGAGCAGTCCGACTGGATGCCGGACCTCGCCGACGTCGAGCGCAAGGTCACCGACCGCACCAAGGCGATCGTGATCATCAACCCGAACAACCCGACCGGCGCGGTCTACGACAAGGCGGTGCTCAAGGGCCTGACCGACATCGCCCGCCGCCACAACCTGTTGGTCTGCTCGGACGAGATCTACGACAGGATCCTGTACGACGGCGCGACGCACGTCCCGACGGCCTCGATCGCCCCCGATCTGCTCACCCTCACCTTCAACGGCATGTCGAAGGCGTACCGGGTGGCCGGCTACCGGGTCGGCTGGATGTCGATCTCCGGTCCGCGCGCGCACGCCGACTCCTACATCGAGGGCCTGACGATCCTGGCGAACATGCGCCTGTGCGCGAACATGCCGGGCCAGCACGGCGTGGTCGCCGCGCTGAGCGGACGCCAGTCGATCAACGACCTGGTGCTGCCGGGCGGCCGGCTGCGGGAGCAGATGGACGTGGCCTACGAGATGCTGACGCAGATCCCGGGCGTGACCTGCGTCCGCCCGAAGGGCGCCCTGTACCTCTTCCCCCGCCTGGACCCCAAGGTCTTCAAGATCAAGGACGACCGGCGGCTGGTCCTGGACCTGCTCCGGCGCGAGAAAATCATGGTCGTGCACGGCACGGGCTTCAACTGGACGGAGCCGGACCACTTCCGGGTCGTCACGCTGCCCACGGTCGCCGACCTGCGGGACGCCATCGGCCGGATCGGCTCGTTCCTGGACGGGTACGGCCAGCACTGA